A single region of the Streptomyces sp. NBC_01803 genome encodes:
- the rplD gene encoding 50S ribosomal protein L4 produces the protein MSTVDILSPAGEKTGTVELPAEIFDAKVSVPLIHQVVVAQLAAARQGTHKAKTRGEVRGGGKKPYRQKGTGRARQGSIRAPQFTGGGVVHGPVPRDYSQRTPKKMKAAALRGALTDRARNDRIHIVTGVVDGEVSTKAARTLLGKISDRKKLLLVADRADATSWLSVRNLPRVHLIDPGQLNTYDVIDSDDVVFTKAAFERFVAGPAKPEGSDA, from the coding sequence ATGAGCACCGTAGACATTCTTTCGCCCGCCGGTGAGAAGACCGGCACTGTCGAGCTCCCCGCGGAGATCTTCGACGCCAAGGTCAGCGTTCCGCTGATCCACCAGGTCGTCGTGGCCCAGCTCGCCGCCGCCCGCCAGGGCACGCACAAGGCGAAGACCCGCGGCGAGGTCCGAGGCGGCGGCAAGAAGCCGTACCGCCAGAAGGGCACCGGCCGCGCTCGCCAGGGCTCCATCCGCGCCCCGCAGTTCACCGGCGGTGGCGTCGTGCACGGTCCCGTGCCGCGTGACTACAGCCAGCGGACCCCGAAGAAGATGAAGGCCGCAGCCCTGCGCGGTGCCCTCACCGACCGGGCCAGGAACGACCGCATCCACATCGTCACCGGCGTGGTGGACGGCGAGGTCTCGACCAAGGCCGCCCGCACGCTGCTCGGCAAGATCAGTGACCGCAAGAAGCTGTTGCTGGTCGCCGACCGCGCCGACGCGACGTCGTGGCTCTCGGTCCGCAACCTGCCCCGGGTGCACCTGATCGACCCGGGCCAGCTGAACACGTACGACGTCATCGACTCCGACGACGTGGTGTTCACCAAGGCCGCCTTCGAGCGCTTCGTGGCGGGCCCGGCCAAGCCCGAAGGGAGCGACGCCTGA
- the rplW gene encoding 50S ribosomal protein L23: protein MSDGTVAEVSSKEITHPHDILIKPVVSEKSYALLDENKYTFIVDPRANKTQIKQAVQAVFSVKVTSVHTINRQGKRKRTRTGFGRRASTKRAIVTLAEGDSIDIFGGPVS, encoded by the coding sequence ATGAGTGACGGAACCGTCGCCGAGGTCTCCAGCAAGGAGATCACGCACCCGCACGACATCCTGATCAAGCCGGTCGTGTCCGAGAAGAGCTACGCGCTGCTCGACGAGAACAAGTACACGTTCATCGTCGACCCGCGGGCGAACAAGACCCAGATCAAGCAGGCCGTCCAGGCGGTCTTCTCGGTCAAGGTCACCTCGGTCCACACGATCAACCGGCAGGGCAAGCGCAAGCGCACCCGTACCGGCTTCGGTCGGCGTGCCAGCACCAAGCGCGCCATCGTGACCCTCGCCGAGGGCGACAGCATCGACATCTTCGGCGGTCCGGTCTCCTAG
- the rplB gene encoding 50S ribosomal protein L2: MGIRKYKPTTPGRRGSSVADFVEVTRSTPEKSLVRPLHSKGGRDNAGRVAVRHQGGGHKRAYRVIDFRRHDKDGVPAKVAHIEYDPNRTARIALLHYVDGEKRYIIAPAHLKQGDRVENGAGADIKPGNNLPLRNIPVGTVIHAIELQPGGGAKFARSAGASVQLLAKEGRMAHLRMPSGEIRLVDVRCRATVGEVGNAEQSNINWGKAGRMRWKGVRPSVRGVVMNPVDHPHGGGEGRTSGGRHPVSPWGKKEGRTRSPKKASNKYIVRRRKTNKKR, translated from the coding sequence ATGGGAATCCGCAAGTACAAGCCGACGACCCCGGGCCGTCGTGGCTCCAGCGTCGCCGACTTCGTCGAGGTCACGCGGTCCACGCCGGAGAAGTCGCTGGTCCGCCCCCTGCACAGCAAGGGTGGCCGGGACAACGCCGGTCGCGTAGCCGTCCGCCACCAGGGCGGTGGCCACAAGCGCGCCTACCGTGTGATCGACTTCCGCCGGCACGACAAGGACGGCGTGCCGGCCAAGGTCGCGCACATCGAGTACGACCCCAACCGCACCGCCCGCATCGCGCTGCTGCACTACGTGGACGGCGAGAAGCGGTACATCATCGCCCCGGCCCACCTGAAGCAGGGTGACCGCGTGGAGAACGGCGCCGGCGCCGACATCAAGCCCGGCAACAACCTGCCGCTGCGCAACATCCCGGTGGGTACCGTCATTCACGCCATCGAGCTCCAGCCCGGCGGCGGCGCGAAGTTCGCCCGCTCCGCCGGCGCCTCCGTGCAGCTCCTGGCCAAGGAGGGCCGCATGGCCCACCTGCGCATGCCGTCCGGTGAGATCCGCCTGGTCGACGTCCGCTGCCGCGCCACCGTTGGCGAGGTCGGCAACGCCGAGCAGTCGAACATCAACTGGGGCAAGGCCGGCCGGATGCGCTGGAAGGGCGTCCGCCCGAGCGTCCGTGGCGTCGTGATGAACCCTGTCGACCACCCGCACGGCGGTGGCGAGGGCCGGACGTCGGGTGGTCGCCACCCGGTCTCGCCCTGGGGCAAGAAGGAAGGCCGTACCCGCTCGCCCAAGAAGGCCAGCAACAAGTACATCGTCCGCCGCCGCAAGACGAACAAGAAGCGCTAG
- the rpsS gene encoding 30S ribosomal protein S19 translates to MPRSLKKGPFVDDHLIKKVDTQNEAGTKNVIKTWSRRSMIVPAMLGHTIAVHDGRKHVPVFVTESMVGHKLGEFAPTRTFRGHVKDDRKSRRR, encoded by the coding sequence ATGCCGCGCAGTCTGAAGAAGGGACCCTTCGTCGACGACCACCTGATCAAAAAGGTGGACACGCAGAACGAAGCCGGTACCAAGAACGTCATCAAGACCTGGTCGCGCCGCTCGATGATCGTCCCGGCGATGCTGGGCCACACGATCGCGGTGCACGACGGCCGTAAGCACGTCCCGGTGTTCGTCACCGAGTCGATGGTCGGCCACAAGCTCGGCGAGTTCGCGCCGACCCGCACCTTCCGCGGCCACGTGAAGGACGACCGCAAGTCGCGGCGCCGCTGA
- the rplV gene encoding 50S ribosomal protein L22 has protein sequence MEARAIARFIRVTPMKARRVVDLIRGKDAAEAQAVLRFAPQAASVPVGKVLDSAIANAAHNYNHTDVGSLYVSEAYVDEGPTLKRFRPRAQGRAYRIRKRTSHITVVVSSKEGTR, from the coding sequence ATGGAAGCCAGGGCTATCGCGCGGTTCATCCGCGTCACGCCCATGAAGGCCCGCCGTGTGGTGGACCTCATCCGCGGCAAGGATGCCGCGGAGGCTCAGGCGGTCCTGCGCTTCGCTCCGCAGGCCGCCAGTGTGCCGGTGGGCAAGGTGCTCGACAGCGCCATCGCCAACGCCGCGCACAACTACAACCACACGGACGTCGGCAGCCTCTATGTCAGTGAGGCGTACGTCGACGAGGGCCCGACTCTGAAGCGGTTCCGGCCGCGCGCCCAAGGCCGCGCCTACCGGATCCGTAAGCGGACCAGCCACATCACGGTGGTCGTCAGCAGCAAGGAAGGGACCCGGTAA
- the rpsC gene encoding 30S ribosomal protein S3 produces the protein MGQKVNPHGFRLGITTDFKSRWYADKLYKDYVKEDVAIRRMLTQGMERAGISKVEIERTRDRVRVDVHTARPGIVIGRRGAEADRLRGNLEKLTGKQIQFNILEVKNPELDAQLVAQAVAEQLSSRVSFRRAMRKSMQSTMKAGAKGIKIQCGGRLGGAEMSRSEFYREGRVPLHTLRANVDYGFFEARTTFGRIGVKVWIYKGDVKNIAEVRAENAAARAGNRPARGPGGPGGDRPARGRGERGGRGRRPQQQGAPVAEAPKAEAPAAPAAESTGTES, from the coding sequence ATGGGGCAGAAGGTAAACCCTCACGGGTTCCGGCTCGGCATCACCACCGACTTCAAGTCGCGCTGGTACGCCGACAAGCTGTACAAGGACTACGTCAAGGAAGACGTCGCGATCCGCCGCATGCTGACGCAGGGCATGGAGCGCGCCGGCATCTCCAAGGTGGAGATCGAGCGCACCCGTGACCGCGTCCGCGTCGACGTCCACACCGCCCGGCCGGGCATCGTCATCGGCCGCCGCGGCGCGGAGGCCGACCGGCTCCGGGGCAACCTGGAGAAGCTGACCGGCAAGCAGATCCAGTTCAACATCCTTGAGGTCAAGAACCCCGAGCTGGACGCGCAGCTGGTGGCCCAGGCGGTCGCCGAGCAGCTCTCCTCCCGGGTCTCCTTCCGTCGTGCGATGCGCAAGTCGATGCAGAGCACGATGAAGGCCGGCGCCAAGGGCATCAAGATCCAGTGCGGTGGCCGTCTCGGCGGCGCCGAGATGTCCCGCTCCGAGTTCTACCGCGAGGGCCGCGTGCCCCTGCACACCCTGCGCGCCAACGTGGACTACGGCTTCTTCGAGGCCCGCACCACCTTCGGCCGCATCGGGGTCAAGGTCTGGATCTACAAGGGCGACGTGAAGAACATCGCCGAGGTCCGTGCCGAGAACGCCGCCGCCCGCGCCGGCAACCGCCCGGCCCGTGGTCCCGGTGGTCCCGGTGGCGACCGCCCCGCCCGCGGTCGTGGCGAGCGTGGTGGCCGCGGACGCAGGCCGCAGCAGCAGGGCGCGCCCGTCGCCGAGGCTCCCAAGGCCGAGGCGCCCGCCGCCCCCGCCGCCGAGAGCACGGGAACGGAGAGCTGA
- the rplP gene encoding 50S ribosomal protein L16 has product MLIPRKVKYRKQHHPKRKGAAKGGTEVAFGEYGIQAVTGAYVTNRQIEAARISMTRHIKRGGKVWINIYPDRPLTKKPAETRMGSGKGSPEWWIANVKPGRVMFELSYPNEKIAREALTRAAHKLPMKCRIVRREAGEA; this is encoded by the coding sequence ATGCTGATTCCTCGCAAGGTCAAGTACCGCAAGCAGCACCACCCGAAGCGCAAGGGTGCTGCCAAGGGCGGTACCGAGGTCGCCTTCGGTGAGTACGGCATCCAGGCCGTCACCGGTGCCTATGTGACGAACCGGCAGATCGAGGCCGCGCGTATCTCGATGACCCGGCACATCAAGCGTGGCGGCAAGGTGTGGATCAACATCTACCCGGACCGTCCGCTGACCAAGAAGCCCGCCGAGACCCGCATGGGTTCCGGCAAGGGCTCGCCGGAGTGGTGGATCGCGAACGTCAAGCCCGGGCGCGTGATGTTCGAGCTCTCCTACCCCAACGAGAAGATCGCTCGTGAGGCGCTCACCCGCGCCGCGCACAAGCTTCCGATGAAGTGCCGGATCGTCCGGCGCGAGGCAGGTGAGGCGTGA
- the rpmC gene encoding 50S ribosomal protein L29 produces the protein MAAGTKAAELRELNDEELVVKLREAKEELFRLRFQAATGQLENNTRLRAVRKDIARIYTLMRERELGIESVEPVAEAVENA, from the coding sequence ATGGCAGCCGGTACCAAGGCAGCCGAGCTCCGGGAGCTGAACGACGAGGAGCTCGTCGTGAAGCTGCGCGAGGCGAAGGAGGAGCTGTTCCGGCTCCGCTTCCAGGCGGCGACCGGCCAGCTCGAGAACAACACCCGGCTCAGGGCCGTTCGCAAGGACATCGCCCGGATCTACACCCTGATGCGTGAGCGCGAGCTCGGCATCGAGTCGGTGGAGCCCGTCGCCGAGGCGGTGGAGAACGCCTGA
- the rpsQ gene encoding 30S ribosomal protein S17 — MSEKTVTETTERGRRKTREGLVVSDKMDKTVVVAVEDRVKHALYGKIIRRTSKLKAHDEQNVAGIGDRVLLMETRPLSATKRWRVVEILEKAK; from the coding sequence ATGAGTGAGAAGACTGTGACTGAGACGACTGAGCGCGGCCGACGGAAGACCCGTGAGGGTCTGGTCGTCAGCGACAAGATGGACAAGACCGTCGTTGTCGCTGTCGAGGACCGGGTCAAGCATGCCCTGTACGGCAAGATCATCCGCCGCACGAGCAAGCTCAAGGCCCACGACGAGCAGAACGTCGCCGGTATCGGTGACCGCGTTCTTCTGATGGAGACCCGTCCGCTGTCCGCGACCAAGCGCTGGCGCGTCGTGGAGATTCTGGAGAAGGCGAAGTAA
- the rplN gene encoding 50S ribosomal protein L14, with the protein MIQQESRLRVADNTGAKEILCIRVLGGSGRRYAGIGDVIVATVKDAIPGGNVKKGDVVKAVIVRAVKERRRPDGSYIRFDENAAVILKNDGDPRGTRIFGPVGRELREKKFMKIISLAPEVL; encoded by the coding sequence ATGATCCAGCAGGAGTCGCGACTGCGCGTCGCCGACAACACGGGTGCCAAGGAGATCCTGTGCATCCGCGTTCTCGGTGGATCCGGGCGCCGCTACGCGGGCATCGGTGACGTCATCGTGGCCACCGTCAAGGACGCGATCCCCGGTGGCAACGTGAAGAAGGGCGATGTCGTCAAGGCCGTCATCGTGCGCGCCGTGAAGGAGCGCCGGCGGCCGGACGGCTCGTACATCCGCTTCGACGAGAACGCCGCCGTCATCCTCAAGAACGACGGCGACCCCCGTGGCACCCGTATTTTCGGCCCGGTGGGCCGTGAGCTGCGCGAGAAGAAGTTCATGAAGATCATCTCGCTCGCGCCGGAGGTGCTGTGA
- the rplX gene encoding 50S ribosomal protein L24: protein MKIKKGDLVQVITGKDKGKQGKVIVAFPREDRVLVEGVNRVKKHTKAGATARGSKTGGIITTEAPIHVSNVALVVEKDGKKVTTRIGHRFDEDGNKIRVARRTGEDI, encoded by the coding sequence ATGAAGATCAAGAAGGGCGACCTGGTCCAGGTCATCACCGGTAAGGACAAGGGCAAGCAGGGCAAGGTCATCGTGGCCTTCCCCCGCGAGGACCGGGTCCTGGTCGAGGGTGTCAACCGGGTCAAGAAGCACACGAAGGCCGGCGCGACCGCTCGCGGATCCAAGACCGGTGGCATCATCACGACCGAGGCCCCCATCCACGTGAGCAACGTCGCGCTGGTGGTGGAGAAGGACGGCAAGAAGGTCACCACCCGCATCGGCCACCGCTTCGACGAGGACGGCAACAAGATCCGCGTCGCACGCCGGACCGGTGAGGACATCTGA
- the rplE gene encoding 50S ribosomal protein L5 has translation MTTATATATATPRLKTRYREEIIGKLRDEYQYPNIMQVPGLTKIVVNMGVGDAARDSKLMEGAVRDLATITGQKPTVTKARKSIAQFKLREGQPIGAHVTLRGDRMWEFLDRLLSLALPRIRDFRGLSPKQFDGRGNYTFGLTEQVMFHEIDPDRIDRVRGMDITVVTTATTDDEGRSLLKLLGFPFKEA, from the coding sequence ATGACCACTGCCACTGCCACTGCCACCGCCACGCCGCGTCTGAAGACGCGGTACCGCGAAGAGATCATCGGCAAGCTGCGTGACGAGTACCAGTACCCGAACATCATGCAGGTGCCGGGCCTGACCAAGATCGTGGTCAACATGGGTGTGGGCGACGCCGCCCGCGACTCCAAGCTGATGGAGGGCGCCGTGCGCGACCTCGCCACGATCACCGGCCAGAAGCCGACCGTGACCAAGGCCCGCAAGTCCATCGCGCAGTTCAAGCTGCGCGAGGGGCAGCCGATCGGCGCGCACGTGACGCTGCGCGGCGACCGGATGTGGGAGTTCCTCGACCGGCTGCTGTCGCTGGCGCTGCCGCGCATCCGCGACTTCCGCGGCCTGTCCCCCAAGCAGTTCGACGGGCGGGGGAACTACACGTTCGGTCTCACGGAGCAGGTCATGTTCCACGAGATCGACCCCGACCGCATCGACCGGGTGCGGGGCATGGACATCACCGTGGTCACCACGGCCACGACCGACGACGAGGGGCGCAGCCTGCTGAAGCTCCTCGGATTCCCCTTCAAGGAGGCGTGA
- a CDS encoding type Z 30S ribosomal protein S14 has protein sequence MAKKALIAKASRKPKFAVRGYTRCQRCGRPHSVYRKFGLCRVCLREMAHRGELPGVTKSSW, from the coding sequence GTGGCGAAGAAGGCTCTGATCGCCAAGGCCAGCCGCAAGCCGAAGTTCGCCGTGCGTGGCTACACGCGCTGCCAGCGTTGCGGCCGGCCGCACTCCGTGTACCGCAAGTTCGGCCTGTGCCGTGTGTGCCTCCGTGAGATGGCGCACCGCGGCGAGCTGCCGGGCGTCACCAAGAGCTCCTGGTAA
- the rpsH gene encoding 30S ribosomal protein S8 yields MTMTDPIADMLTRLRNANSAYHDAVVMPHSKIKSHIAEILQQEGYITGWKTEEAQVGKSLVLELKYGPNRERSIAGIKRISKPGLRVYAKSTGLPKVLGGLGVAIISTSHGLLTDKQAQKKGVGGEVLAYVW; encoded by the coding sequence ATGACCATGACCGACCCGATCGCAGACATGCTGACCCGTCTGCGGAACGCGAACTCGGCATACCACGACGCCGTCGTGATGCCGCACAGCAAGATCAAGTCGCACATCGCGGAGATTCTCCAGCAGGAGGGTTACATCACCGGCTGGAAGACCGAGGAAGCCCAGGTGGGCAAGTCCCTCGTTCTGGAGCTGAAGTACGGCCCCAACCGCGAGCGCTCGATCGCCGGCATCAAGCGGATCTCGAAGCCGGGCCTGAGGGTGTACGCGAAGTCCACCGGTCTGCCGAAGGTGCTCGGCGGCCTGGGCGTGGCGATCATCTCCACGTCCCACGGGCTGCTCACCGACAAGCAGGCACAGAAGAAAGGCGTGGGTGGGGAAGTCCTCGCCTACGTCTGGTGA
- the rplF gene encoding 50S ribosomal protein L6, translated as MSRIGKQPIQIPAGVDVTIEGRTVEVKGPKGALSHTVVAPIEVVRGEDGAILVSRPNDENRNRALHGLSRTLVANMITGVTQGYIKKLEISGVGYRVQAKGANLEFSLGYSHPILVEPPEGIAFKVENPTRFSVEGIDKQKVGEVAANIRKLRKPDPYKAKGVKYEGEVIRRKVGKAGK; from the coding sequence ATGTCGCGTATTGGCAAGCAGCCGATCCAGATTCCCGCCGGTGTGGACGTCACCATCGAGGGGCGCACGGTCGAGGTGAAGGGCCCCAAGGGCGCCCTGTCGCACACCGTCGTGGCGCCGATCGAGGTGGTCCGGGGCGAGGACGGCGCCATTCTGGTGAGCCGTCCCAACGACGAGAACCGCAACCGTGCGCTGCACGGTCTGTCGCGCACGCTGGTGGCCAACATGATCACCGGTGTGACCCAGGGCTACATCAAGAAGCTTGAGATCAGCGGTGTCGGTTACCGCGTCCAGGCCAAGGGTGCCAACCTCGAGTTCTCGCTGGGCTACAGCCACCCGATTCTCGTCGAGCCCCCCGAGGGCATCGCGTTCAAGGTCGAGAACCCGACCCGGTTCAGCGTCGAGGGGATCGACAAGCAGAAGGTCGGCGAGGTCGCGGCCAACATCCGCAAGCTGCGGAAGCCCGACCCGTACAAGGCCAAGGGCGTGAAGTACGAGGGCGAAGTCATCCGCCGCAAGGTCGGAAAGGCTGGTAAGTAG